The Quercus lobata isolate SW786 chromosome 9, ValleyOak3.0 Primary Assembly, whole genome shotgun sequence region TTCCTTTTAGTGAAGCAAAAGTTCACTTCCTATTCCATCAACGCAGTGGTTTTGCTCACCATTGGTGCTGGTGTTTTGGCTTTACATACGAGCAATGATCGTCCTAATGGTGAATCTAATAAGGAGTACTTTGCTGGGTTCTTCATGACACTAGGTGCTTCGGCACTATATGGGTTTGTGTTGCCGTTGGTGGAATTGACCTACAAGAAGGCCAAGCAGGCCATCACTTATTCATTGGTGATGGAGATTCAGATGGTGATGAGTTTGTTTGCAACTCTTTTTTGCACCATAGGGATGCTGATTAACAAAGACTTCCAGGTATGTGATATAATTATAGTTAAATAATggaatttacattttttaatagtttaaaatttagtttaaagttttagaataactgataatttatattaaaaattaaatataaccaTACCAAATCAAAATTACTATCTATCTGAAAATCGAATTTAAtttaaagtttataaaaatattattagatgtattataatatattacgttttaagtaaaaagttgaaataaaaatctattaaatAGTATAAACCATGAGTTTAATTTACGGCTTgtgaaattcaaattcttctgGTATATGTTAGTGTCTCGGCCAGTCCATCTTTGGCCTCTCTCTTTCTTCGCTGGCCTAATTATTTTCGTTGACCAATATATTTTTGAGAATGGGAGaaggggttttgtttttttttcttcttttcttaaaGTATAGGAGAAGttaattttctatatttttaacgTTGGATTATGTCAGAACTTTCTTTGGCATAATAATTAAGTATTCATCACacttcagcaaaaaaaaaaatatatatatatatatatatatatttatatatatatatataaaattaagtaGTCATTTcacgtgtgtgtgtatatacataTCCATCgaagaaataaattaaataataataacagaaATTGTCTAATacctttttttaacaaaaattgttttataCGCTTGTCATGGCTTCAaagagttaatttttttaaatgacaataatatttcaatttaatatgattaaaaattaattttacttatatatacCCTGactaaaatcattaaaaaaaaatttctacacaAACTCCAATCACTACATTTTGACTTTTTCCAATATTAAAACATTGTTGAAATTATGTGTTTTACAAGTCCTTTAGAGGTGTTTGATGGGTCAAGATGTTTATATCACATCAATTCAATGAGTTCCCCAAATATGGAAATCACCTCAGCGCCCCCCAAGGTTAGAAAGTCTAAAGTAGAATAATACTTGTGTCAAAATAAAGCCCAAACAAAATTTAGGTGTTGATCTTTAAACTCTATTCTTAAAATTcagttatataattttttttcttatgagaaggaagtgtatttttaattaagtatagtgacatggttgaattttaagagagaaatctAAGAAACATTATCTAAGTATTGTACTTAAATTTTGCCCataaaacttgtagtttttgttACAACTTATCTATGTGGTGAGTTGtacatagttgaataaaagtGGTTAGTCTACCACTCCATCACTCACAATTTGTTATTTGGACAAATTGTTGCAAAATTGTGAGTTTTATTATGATAGTGTCATTCTTGATATGTGTGATCAATTGATTGTCACTATtgaataaagggaaaaaaatcatttcataTTCAAATTTCTTCGTAAAGTGTGACAATATTTAGCTTAATCCACCAATATAAAcatgaaatgatttttttttttttttttgctatttaatgTTTAGTCTAATAAATTTATGTCAAAGTGGTTTGGCTTGAtgcaaattgattaaaaaatgggttaattttgtattttttgtatttcCTACAACCTAAAATAACTCATATCATTATTGGGTTGACCAGTTTTGATACGAACctatttaaattattggaaaaattacactttatcctCTAATTTATGACCCATTTTACACTTACCCTCATAAATGATGAGAATACACACTTTACCCTCCTAAACTATACATCCTTCTACACTTACCTCCCTTATGCTATGAAAATGCACATAGTTTAGGGGGACAAGTATTACCTGAGAAATAGTTTAGGGGGATAAAGTGTGCATTTTCATAATTTAGATGTGCAAGTGTAAAAAAGAGTATAACTTaggggtaaagtgtaattttccctaaTTTATGTAAACAAATGTCacttttattcaataaaattttaaattttatatatggaattaagtaattaaaaaaatttattagtaatATTGAAAAACTCCTCATTGAAAGTATAAAAATTACCTTTTATTAGTAATATTGAAAAACTCATCATTGAAAGTATAAAAATTACCTTTTATAAGCGCAAGACGGTCTGATGTGAAGGGTTGCGAAGTTGCATCATGTATGAAAAATGGATCTATAGTTGCGTACGGAAGCAACTAGTGGTAGCTGCTCAATTGGATCACTTTCCTAATTAAGCTAAACGTCATAATAAATTCTCctaataaaacattttctagaGCTGTGGGTTGTATGTTATGTAAAGAAGCAGTGATGGTATATCACAACATGTTTAAAACCAACCCAAGTGAAATTTTAACAAGTTAATTCCATAATATTGTAGCTACGAATATTTCATGCAGTGTAAATTCTATTATTCTGTAGGCAATTCCAAGAGAAGCGAGGGCATTTGAGCTCGGGGAAACAAAGTACTACGTGGTGATAGTGTGGAGTGCAATTATTTGGCAGTGTTTCTTCATGGGAGCAGTGGGAATCATCTTTTGTGCTTCGTCTTTGCTATCTGGAATTGTAATTGCAGTTCTACTCCCAGTGACAGAGATCCTAGCAGTTATTTTCTTCCGAGAAAAATTTCAAGCAGAAAAAGGAGTTGCTCTAGCACTTTCTCTGTGGGGatttgtttcatatttttatggTGAGATAAAAGATgacaagaaaaagaagcagATTCTGATAAAAACACAAGTACCTCAAGATATTCCTAATCCATGATAACAAAACTAGTtgtatttcttgatttttcacATATAGTAGGAtatgtttgaagtttgaaggtATTTAAGCATGGCTTCGCTTCACTCGAATTCGATAATATCACGGGGAAAAAAACTCTAAATTTGGCTTGCATGCATGTGGAAAATTTCGAAGGTGATACTTGTGATGTCCTACTTTGCTTATCTAATATGCAAATTCATGCGATAGCAAGAGTGGTTAATAGGATCAAGATGAAGAATATGTACAATGCATCTCAAAGCTTTGTGCTGTATTTGGAAATTGTTATACtctgtttttaatttaagaTACACTATAAATGCTTGCACTGTTTTACATGTTGGCTTTGTTTTCAGTGAAGCTGTTTGTTTGTAAATGTAATATGTTGGTTTACTCAATTTTGATGAAACAAAATtcttgttcttcattttttttttcaagtgtgAGCCCATGAACTTTGGTAGAAATGTAGGATACCATTCTATCATGGTTTctctcataaataaataagatatatTATCTTATATACTACTACTCTACTCATTCATAGTAgaaatagtaaaagttttatgGATTGTGTCTACTTTTCCTATTCAAATATCACCCTTGTGAAATTTTGCAATCCTCCAAGTCCaactcaatctttttttttcttttcttggtacCATGAAAAACATTAACAAGAAGAGGTTAAATTATCATTACAGAACTACTAGAGATACCCCAGTAATACTGGATCGGCATTCTAATAGCTAAAGAAGCTAAGTCTAAAATGGTGTGGATGGTTAAACCAAGTTGTGCTAGATGTTGCAGGTCTGTCATCATGGATTGTTTCAAACACATCATGTTGTTTCTTTCAGGGGATCTTTCTGTAAATTAAAAGCTAAACGACTGGCCTGTTTTAATGGTGGCCATTTTTCCGAATTCCTTCATCCAACACACAAGCTAAACGAAGAGAACACCATATAAGACGTGAGTTTAAGTGTACTAGTGAATGGATAAGGATGAGCAAAACTGTTCCAGCTTCCAGGCTCGCTTCAATTTATCAGAGAAGCTACTCTGTGATGAGGGGACAAAAATGAGCAATAAAATAAGTGATACCATGAAACTGCTGCCTATATTGTTATGAGGACCACCCGAGGCACCCATATTCATATAGTATCAAGGATCGATGGTGGTAGTGGTGCTTATTCTTGTGCATGTATCATGCTTTATATAGCACTATTGCATCAACTCCAACATAAGTAAAATTTATGGACGTAACTTATAGAAGACAATGACTCAATGAGAGCTGTTTTCATTAAGTGCATTAGACAAATCAATTTACCGTGAGATCagataaaaattaattaccAAATTTATTTCACCGTTTCAATATAGTCACATTTTGGGAAAACATCCCTAAGGTGCTTAATACCAGAGTCCAGGTTCtaccaaaacatttttaaaatattcaatgtGCTCCCTAGGCGCAAACCacatttaattaaagaaaaatgttgaCAAATGTCCTAAGTACATTGatttataagttatttttagaaacattttatggaaaaatgacaaaacaattaatttttgttaactttttatattttccataaaaataatgtcaaaattttctcaatatGGTTTATTAACCATTGTCCTAAAGACACCCGTTAACATAACATTTAATTAAAATCATCTAAAAGTTTCTTTCTCCTCCAAATCACTTGCTtctttaattagaattttatcTGTGCTCACTCTCACAGCTCAAGACCTTCAATGGGAAGAAAGACCCCTTGGACCTCCTATACAAACATACAAGACAATGATCTACCTCTAGGGATACATGATGAAATCATGTGACATGTGTCGAGTTTTT contains the following coding sequences:
- the LOC115959348 gene encoding purine permease 3-like, with translation MELEAQGNPAMNKVFLILSCILLSIGNCGGPLIMRLYFIHGGKRVWFSSWLETGGWPIILFPLIITYLNRRAKQGTTTKLFFMKPPLLIASAVIGIITGLDDYLYAYGVARLPVSTSSLIIASQLAFTAAFAFLLVKQKFTSYSINAVVLLTIGAGVLALHTSNDRPNGESNKEYFAGFFMTLGASALYGFVLPLVELTYKKAKQAITYSLVMEIQMVMSLFATLFCTIGMLINKDFQAIPREARAFELGETKYYVVIVWSAIIWQCFFMGAVGIIFCASSLLSGIVIAVLLPVTEILAVIFFREKFQAEKGVALALSLWGFVSYFYGEIKDDKKKKQILIKTQVPQDIPNP